In a single window of the Anaerotruncus rubiinfantis genome:
- a CDS encoding molybdopterin-containing oxidoreductase family protein, with the protein MNSKLEALSKAKIPCAETGVEVHKSICDICTPGSHCGLDVYVKDGKIIKIEGTEGFPGSNGKLCTKGASNRQFVYQENRIRTPMRRTGPRGSGEFEPISWEEAYREIGDRLNAIKRTSGPEAVCWYTGYTKWYRTWLHRLTYSFGSRNYGTESSCCFKATQMAWMTVTGRNYRPDMRNASVFLGWACNTLINLHIQGRELMEFKERGGKIIIVDPRVTETSRKLADIHLQLKPGTDGALALGLANLIIQRGWYDKEYVRAHTYGFEEYASYAAEFTPERTAAITGVPADLLEKAARLYATGGPAASYTSAAAVTHHINGYNNYRALVALQAICGNIDRKGGMLPIHTSLAYTDCGFPTNEAHFIHDKEPKNCREAIGARRFPVWEALAGECQAMDLPRQIETCTPYPLKALVGFGLNHRMWPQPSKFLKAVDKLDFIVAIDLVTTEFTKHADILLPACTSMERSELKGYPGGFLTCTKPAIEPLYESKSDTQIMCELAQYLDIDDDLMKSGLRATMEYLIEPLSVSLDELMEAPLPLRMKEFKPYIPGTYTKNGFETKTGKLELKSAIIEEISKDYPDLNPLPTYHDSYDGADPKQFPCTLITGARLPNAVHSRLHSLTWPRSLRPDPAADLNPETARESGIAQDDWIVLSTSCGQITVRANLTHAAKPGEVYMYHGYPEADVNELIPADHLDPYSGFPGFKQVRCRVEKAKNIPAARER; encoded by the coding sequence ATGAATAGCAAACTGGAAGCGCTGAGCAAAGCGAAAATCCCCTGCGCCGAAACCGGCGTGGAGGTCCATAAAAGCATCTGCGACATCTGTACGCCCGGGTCCCACTGCGGGCTGGACGTCTATGTCAAGGATGGCAAGATTATCAAAATCGAAGGCACCGAGGGCTTTCCCGGCAGCAATGGGAAACTCTGCACCAAGGGGGCCAGCAACCGGCAGTTCGTCTACCAGGAGAACCGCATCCGCACCCCCATGCGCCGCACCGGCCCCCGTGGCAGCGGCGAATTTGAACCGATCTCCTGGGAGGAGGCCTACCGGGAGATCGGCGACAGGCTCAACGCCATTAAACGCACCTCCGGCCCAGAGGCTGTATGCTGGTACACCGGTTACACCAAATGGTACCGCACCTGGCTGCACCGGCTCACCTATTCCTTTGGCAGCCGCAATTACGGCACCGAAAGCTCCTGCTGCTTCAAGGCGACCCAGATGGCCTGGATGACCGTGACCGGGCGCAACTACCGGCCCGACATGCGAAATGCCAGCGTCTTTCTGGGCTGGGCCTGCAACACCCTCATCAACCTGCATATTCAGGGGCGCGAGCTGATGGAATTTAAGGAGCGGGGCGGCAAGATCATCATTGTCGACCCGCGTGTGACTGAGACCTCCCGCAAGCTTGCCGACATCCACCTGCAGCTGAAGCCCGGTACCGACGGCGCGCTCGCCCTTGGGCTCGCGAACCTCATCATCCAGCGGGGATGGTACGACAAGGAATATGTGCGCGCGCACACCTACGGTTTTGAGGAATACGCCTCCTATGCCGCCGAATTCACCCCGGAGCGCACCGCGGCCATCACCGGTGTCCCGGCCGACCTGCTTGAAAAAGCGGCCCGCCTCTATGCCACAGGCGGCCCCGCCGCCTCCTACACCTCGGCCGCCGCCGTCACCCATCACATCAACGGCTACAACAACTACCGCGCCCTGGTTGCGCTGCAGGCCATCTGCGGCAATATCGACCGCAAGGGCGGGATGCTGCCCATCCACACCTCGCTCGCCTATACCGACTGTGGCTTTCCCACCAACGAAGCGCACTTCATCCACGACAAGGAGCCAAAAAACTGCCGCGAAGCCATCGGCGCGCGCCGGTTCCCCGTCTGGGAGGCGCTCGCCGGCGAATGCCAGGCGATGGACCTGCCCCGCCAGATCGAAACCTGCACTCCCTATCCGCTCAAAGCGCTGGTCGGTTTCGGGCTGAACCATCGGATGTGGCCCCAGCCGAGCAAATTCCTCAAGGCGGTCGACAAGCTTGACTTCATTGTGGCCATCGATCTCGTGACCACCGAATTCACAAAGCACGCCGATATCCTGCTGCCCGCCTGCACTTCGATGGAGCGCAGCGAGCTCAAGGGCTACCCCGGCGGCTTCCTCACCTGCACCAAGCCCGCCATTGAGCCGCTCTACGAGTCGAAGTCGGACACCCAGATCATGTGCGAGCTCGCACAGTATCTCGACATCGACGACGATCTCATGAAGAGCGGCCTGCGCGCGACTATGGAATACCTCATCGAGCCGCTCAGCGTCTCCCTCGACGAACTGATGGAGGCCCCCCTGCCGCTGCGGATGAAGGAATTTAAGCCCTATATTCCCGGAACCTACACAAAAAACGGTTTTGAAACCAAAACCGGCAAACTTGAGCTCAAATCGGCCATCATCGAGGAAATTTCGAAAGATTACCCCGATCTGAATCCACTGCCCACCTACCACGACAGCTACGACGGCGCCGATCCGAAGCAGTTCCCCTGCACCCTCATCACCGGTGCGCGGCTTCCCAACGCGGTACACTCCAGACTGCACAGCCTCACCTGGCCGCGCAGCCTGCGTCCCGATCCCGCCGCCGATCTGAACCCCGAAACCGCGCGGGAATCGGGTATCGCGCAGGACGACTGGATCGTGCTCTCCACCTCATGCGGGCAGATCACGGTACGCGCCAACCTCACCCATGCCGCGAAACCAGGCGAGGTCTACATGTATCACGGCTACCCTGAGGCAGATGTCAACGAGCTGATCCCTGCCGATCATCTGGACCCCTATTCCGGTTTCCCAGGCTTTAAGCAGGTGCGCTGCCGTGTCGAGAAGGCCAAAAACATACCCGCCGCGCGCGAGAGATAG
- a CDS encoding NAD(P)/FAD-dependent oxidoreductase: protein MKNYAVVGFGCAGYHAAEAIRRQDAGAQIHVFETLCEPPFNPMLSTYYASGKIPREQSFVFGPLEQISRDLSLALHTGVTVEAVRGRERALLLSNSEQPSFDGIVIATGARAFAPPIPGLPDRRVFLMRTLQDAEDLRDYLDANPIKTGVVVGASMVGIKVAQLLYERAVATTVVDAAPRLFPLAAMEPLSRRMEARLREMGLDFRWNAGVEAIEPEGVRIATGELLPADVISLCIGTRANTGIVSAPDSGVAVNRGIVVDTRMRTSAEGIYAAGDCCEGNNLQSGQTQIIGLWANAGCQGRTAGTVCAGGHADYAGNIIHNITHFMGMEFVGLGDNRIQGKHLVYEKDGMYLEVVLADGKICCANLLDCGNISGVLKSLMLRQLTGESPALTPMQRAYLRGRGLPESYISQIEGEDHE from the coding sequence TTGAAAAACTATGCTGTCGTCGGGTTTGGCTGTGCGGGCTATCATGCCGCCGAAGCCATTCGCCGGCAGGACGCCGGCGCGCAGATCCACGTCTTTGAGACACTTTGCGAACCCCCGTTTAACCCCATGCTGAGCACCTACTATGCGTCCGGAAAAATCCCGAGGGAGCAGAGCTTCGTCTTCGGACCGCTCGAACAGATTTCCAGGGATCTCTCCCTCGCGCTGCACACCGGCGTCACCGTCGAGGCGGTGCGCGGCAGGGAGCGGGCGCTTCTCCTCTCAAACAGCGAGCAGCCATCCTTCGACGGAATCGTAATTGCGACCGGAGCGCGGGCCTTCGCCCCGCCGATCCCCGGCCTGCCGGACCGGCGCGTTTTCCTGATGCGCACCCTGCAGGACGCGGAGGATCTGCGAGACTACCTCGATGCCAATCCCATCAAAACCGGCGTGGTGGTGGGCGCCTCGATGGTGGGAATCAAGGTCGCGCAGCTTCTCTACGAACGCGCTGTCGCGACGACGGTCGTCGACGCGGCGCCACGCCTTTTCCCACTGGCCGCGATGGAACCGCTTTCCCGCCGGATGGAGGCGCGGCTGCGCGAGATGGGGCTCGACTTTCGCTGGAACGCGGGGGTCGAGGCGATCGAACCCGAAGGGGTGCGCATTGCCACCGGCGAGCTGCTGCCCGCCGACGTCATCTCCCTTTGCATCGGCACCCGGGCGAACACCGGGATCGTATCCGCCCCGGATTCCGGCGTTGCCGTCAACCGCGGAATTGTGGTGGATACCCGGATGCGCACCTCGGCCGAGGGAATCTATGCGGCCGGAGATTGCTGCGAGGGCAACAATCTGCAGTCCGGCCAGACCCAGATCATCGGGCTTTGGGCGAACGCGGGCTGCCAGGGACGCACCGCCGGCACCGTCTGCGCGGGCGGTCACGCCGATTATGCCGGGAACATCATCCACAACATCACCCACTTCATGGGGATGGAATTCGTAGGGCTGGGCGACAACCGCATCCAGGGCAAACATCTCGTCTACGAAAAGGACGGGATGTACCTTGAGGTTGTCCTTGCGGACGGCAAGATCTGCTGCGCCAACCTGCTCGACTGCGGCAACATCAGCGGGGTGCTCAAGAGCTTGATGCTCCGCCAGCTCACCGGCGAATCCCCGGCCCTGACCCCGATGCAGCGCGCCTATTTGCGCGGCAGAGGGCTGCCGGAGTCGTATATCAGTCAGATAGAGGGGGAGGACCATGAATAG
- a CDS encoding tautomerase family protein, with protein MPSIKIFSARQKTAGQKRQLVAAVARTFTEQMGKQSNCAVALFETDCVSFPEGLDPLDYLIVEIDIFPGRTLDQKRALYRAVADGIRAAGQSTAGLKIVLHEPPLENWGIASGQVASEFLAKKGRGV; from the coding sequence ATGCCCAGTATTAAAATTTTTTCGGCGCGGCAAAAGACCGCCGGTCAGAAGCGGCAGCTTGTGGCGGCGGTGGCCCGCACATTCACCGAGCAGATGGGGAAACAGAGCAACTGCGCGGTCGCTCTCTTCGAGACCGACTGCGTCTCCTTCCCAGAAGGGCTTGATCCGCTCGACTACCTTATTGTCGAGATCGACATTTTCCCCGGACGCACCCTCGACCAGAAGCGGGCGCTCTACCGCGCGGTCGCCGACGGGATTCGCGCTGCTGGCCAGAGCACCGCGGGGCTTAAGATTGTACTGCACGAACCGCCGCTCGAAAACTGGGGAATTGCCTCCGGCCAGGTGGCCAGCGAATTTCTTGCGAAGAAAGGCCGCGGCGTCTGA